Proteins from a single region of Acidimicrobiales bacterium:
- a CDS encoding class I adenylate-forming enzyme family protein — MNISLLLEMVSDAAPDRVMLGARGGGGMTAGGLRQLCDDRAAWLCARGVRRVGFLGLNSPAFPAVLLSAARSGAPFAPLNFRLPDAQLRGLMERIAPAVVVVDADMAERAGGIDGVEVVTTDRFIAGGPVFEARGQAGDTELPFVDPDQVAVVLFTSGTTGQPKAALLRHRHLTSYVLSTVEFLGAGEDEAQLVSVPAYHVAGVAGALSSLYSGRRVVYLPVFDPQRWVEVARSEAVTQAMVVPTMLERIVDTLSGDAAGLPSLRHLAYGGGRAPVALVERAIGLLPHVSFVNAYGLTETSSTIAALTPEDHRECVASEDPAVRRRLGSVGRPLPSVEVEIRDPGGTALPPGQRGEIYVRGEQVAGEYETGSVLGHDGWFPTRDAGWLDDEGFLFLDGRLDDVIVRGGENLSPGEIEETLLAHPAVAEAVVVGIPDPEWGEAVAAAVVFRPGRTATVEELKSFAKERLRSTKTPQVIQVRDNMPYNETGKLLRRVIKDSIAGVQTA, encoded by the coding sequence GTGAACATCTCGCTGCTGCTGGAAATGGTCTCGGACGCCGCCCCCGACCGGGTGATGCTGGGCGCGCGGGGCGGGGGCGGCATGACCGCCGGCGGTTTGCGCCAGCTTTGCGACGATAGGGCGGCGTGGCTGTGTGCCCGGGGTGTCCGGCGCGTGGGCTTCCTCGGCTTGAACTCGCCGGCGTTTCCCGCCGTCCTGTTGAGTGCGGCACGATCGGGTGCGCCGTTCGCCCCGCTGAACTTCAGGCTTCCCGATGCCCAGCTACGCGGCCTGATGGAGCGGATCGCCCCGGCTGTAGTGGTCGTCGACGCGGACATGGCCGAGCGCGCCGGTGGGATCGACGGGGTCGAGGTGGTAACCACCGACCGGTTCATCGCCGGCGGGCCGGTCTTCGAGGCCCGGGGACAAGCCGGTGACACCGAGCTGCCGTTCGTCGACCCCGATCAGGTCGCCGTCGTGCTGTTCACCAGCGGCACGACCGGACAGCCCAAGGCGGCGCTGCTGCGCCACCGGCATCTGACCTCGTATGTCCTGTCCACCGTCGAGTTCCTGGGAGCCGGTGAGGACGAGGCGCAGCTGGTCAGCGTTCCCGCATATCACGTAGCCGGCGTGGCGGGGGCCTTGAGCTCGCTGTACTCGGGCAGGCGTGTGGTGTACCTGCCTGTCTTCGACCCGCAACGATGGGTCGAAGTCGCGCGATCGGAGGCGGTGACACAGGCGATGGTCGTGCCGACGATGCTGGAGCGGATCGTCGACACTCTGTCTGGTGATGCGGCGGGGCTGCCGTCGCTGCGTCATCTCGCCTACGGGGGAGGCCGCGCCCCGGTGGCACTGGTCGAACGGGCGATCGGCTTGCTGCCACACGTGAGCTTCGTCAACGCCTACGGGCTGACGGAGACGAGCTCGACGATCGCTGCGCTGACACCCGAGGATCACCGCGAGTGCGTCGCCAGCGAAGACCCAGCGGTGAGGCGCCGGCTGGGTTCGGTAGGGCGGCCCCTGCCGTCGGTCGAGGTGGAGATCCGCGATCCCGGCGGGACGGCCCTACCGCCGGGGCAGCGCGGCGAGATCTACGTACGCGGTGAACAGGTCGCGGGCGAGTATGAGACAGGTTCGGTCCTCGGCCACGACGGGTGGTTCCCGACCCGCGACGCGGGATGGTTGGACGACGAAGGTTTCCTGTTCCTCGACGGACGCCTCGACGACGTGATCGTCAGAGGTGGGGAGAACCTCTCGCCAGGGGAGATCGAGGAGACACTCCTGGCCCACCCGGCCGTAGCCGAGGCGGTCGTGGTCGGGATTCCTGATCCGGAGTGGGGTGAAGCCGTCGCGGCGGCAGTGGTGTTCCGTCCGGGCCGGACCGCGACAGTCGAGGAATTGAAATCGTTCGCGAAGGAGCGGCTGCGGTCGACCAAGACCCCCCAGGTGATCCAGGTCCGCGACAACATGCCCTACAACGAGACAGGCAAGCTCCTCCGTCGTGTCATCAAGGACTCCATCGCCGGGGTGCAGACCGCTTAG
- a CDS encoding aldo/keto reductase, giving the protein CEDEGIGVIPWSPLARGRLTRPWETSTERSETDEFGRSLYGQLEADRAIVERVDRVASERGVPAAQVALAWVMHKPPVTAPIVGATKMHHLDDAVAAIDLHLSAEEIALLEEPYVAHPVVGFG; this is encoded by the coding sequence TGCGAGGACGAGGGGATCGGAGTCATACCGTGGAGCCCGCTGGCGAGGGGCCGGCTGACCCGGCCCTGGGAGACTTCGACGGAGCGCTCCGAGACGGACGAGTTCGGCCGCTCCCTCTACGGTCAGCTCGAAGCGGACCGCGCAATCGTCGAACGCGTGGACCGGGTGGCGTCCGAGCGCGGCGTCCCCGCCGCACAAGTCGCTCTCGCGTGGGTCATGCACAAGCCACCGGTGACGGCGCCCATCGTCGGCGCAACGAAGATGCACCACCTCGACGACGCCGTCGCGGCAATCGACCTACACCTGAGTGCTGAAGAGATCGCGCTGCTCGAGGAGCCGTACGTCGCTCACCCGGTTGTCGGCTTCGGCTGA